A window from Telopea speciosissima isolate NSW1024214 ecotype Mountain lineage chromosome 8, Tspe_v1, whole genome shotgun sequence encodes these proteins:
- the LOC122671571 gene encoding uncharacterized protein LOC122671571 isoform X3 produces the protein MLDGLLGRGFTSKCKSSIKLISARIDVIRRKRKAMQKFLKKDVADLLGNGLDINAYGRAEGLLVELNLSSCYDLVEQFCLCILKQISVMQKQRECPEECREAIPSLMFAAARFADLPELRDLRQLFSERYGNSLESFVNQEFAEKMAAKPPTKEKKLQLMRDIAKEFSIKWDSKAFDQKMSNPPAAVQDQSKKQGFFHGSDDGYKLRKMEDTVPEIDTQDVSSRGRRELTHDGYKSHSHREDTVPKKDNQAILSNGRREFSDDGRKPHNSRGDNQDVSTRGRRELTDNGYKLRKEREDIMSKRDNHDVSSRGCQEITSDKHKPYSNREEDSLLRREHQDLSSHGRREVSDAGYKPKRDNLYGLADGGWEHTKDTRKQCNGGEDTVLENYNGGISTHGRVGVTPISTRRRQVKTDGIDVSVAIAGDKQNGSKNHSYSINKFTEENTETLKPFCNNIVPPPYIKPRETKYGTNSEAQRTSSDNNEFSSDPPNSNRDVMRKNSERTEKRLDRVDYAARVNGYGDEKDHHWNDLVDDAKPKPKSVRRRHLKPPPGHEIVNSEREEAAKRNPSVRKEDARRGLQTLFDDDSDSKYEEEKIDKLLLHYSKKPSTYEPSKMRKGYKAPPSHDTAADASRRPRHRRRDEAHLNTGLGHPPARAVSLPPEPTAPTELPRAPARASSFQPDGHAGHVHPKLPDCDDLAARVAALRGM, from the exons atgttggacGGATTGCTTGGCCGAGGTTTCACCTCGAAATG TAAATCGTCGATCAAGCTTATAAGTGCTCGAATCGATGTAATTcgaaggaagaggaaggcaaTGCAGAAGTTTCTCAAGAAAGATGTTGCAGATCTACTCGGGAACGGCCTCGACATTAATGCCTATGGCAGA GCTGAAGGACTTCTTGTTGAACTGAACCTTTCATCCTGTTATGATTTAGTGGAGCAATTTTGTCTTTGTATTTTGAAGCAGATTTCGGTCATGCAAAAACAAAG GGAATGCCCTGAGGAGTGCAGGGAGGCCATCCCATCTCTAATGTTTGCTGCTGCAAGATTTGCTGATTTGCCAGAACTTCGTGACCTCAGACAATTATTTTCTGAGAGATATGGGAATTCCTTGGAATCTTTTGTGAACCAAGAG TTTGCCGAGAAGATGGCTGCAAAGCCTCctacaaaggaaaagaaacttcAGCTGATGCGAGACATTGCAAAAGAGTTCTCTATAAAGTGGGATTCCAAGGCTTTTGACCAAAAGATGTCTAACCCTCCTGCAGCTGTACAG GACCAATCCAAGAAACAGGGGTTTTTTCATGGCAGTGATGATGGATACAAATTGCGCAAGATGGAGGATACTGTCCCAGAAATAGACACCCAGGATGTTTCATCACGAGGAAGGAGGGAACTCACCCATGATGGGTACAAATCACATAGCCACAGGGAAGATACTGTTCCAAAGAAAGATAACCAAGCCATCTTATCTA ATGGAAGACGGGAATTCAGTGATGATGGGCGCAAACCGCACAATAGCAGAGGAGATAATCAGGATGTTTCAACTCGAGGAAGACGAGAGCTGACTGATAATGGATACAAATTgcggaaagaaagagaagatatcATGTCAAAAAGGGACAACCATGATGTCTCATCTCGTGGATGTCAGGAAATCACTAGTGACAAACACAAGCCATACAGCAACAGGGAGGAGGATAGTCTGTTGAGGAGAGAACACCAGGATCTTTCATCTCATGGAAGGCGGGAAGTTAGTGATGCTGGTTATAAACCAAAAAGAGACAACTTATATGGTTTGGCTGATGGAGGATGGGAGCACACTAAAGATACACGCAAACAGTGTAATGGTGGGGAGGACACAGTCCTTGAAAATTACAATGGAGGCATTTCTACTCATGGCAGAGTGGGAGTTACTCCCATTAGTACAAGAAGACGGCAGGTGAAGACAGATGGTATTGATGTTTCTGTTGCTATTGCTGGTGATAAACAGAATGGTTCAAAGAATCATTCATATTCGATAAACAAATTTACTGAGGAAAATACAGAAACCCTGAAGCCATTCTGTAATAATATTGTTCCTCCTCCTTACATCAAACCAAGAGAAACCAAGTATGGAACCAATTCAGAAGCTCAGAGGACCAGTTCTGACAATAATGAATTCTCTAGTGATCCTCCAAACAGCAACAGAGATGTTATGAGAAAGAACTCAGAGAGGACAGAGAAAAGATTAGACCGTGTTGACTACGCTGCAAGGGTGAATGGTTATGGGGATGAGAAAGATCATCATTGGAATGATTTGGTTGATGATGCAAAGCCAAAGCCAAAATCAGTTCGAAGGAGACATTTGAAACCACCACCAGGTCATGAAATTGTCAATTCTGAACGTGAAGAAGCTGCAAAGAGAAATCCGAGTGTCAGAAAAGAAGATGCAAGGCGGGGCCTCCAAACCTTATTTGATGATGACTCTGATTCGAAGTATGAAGAGGAAAAGATAGATAAACTATTGTTACACTACAGTAAGAAGCCATCAACCTATGAACCTAGCAAGATGAGGAAGGGATATAAAGCTCCTCCTTCACATGACACTGCAGCTGATGCCAGCCGACGCCCACGCCacagaagaagagatgaggCACACTTAAACACAGGGTTGGGTCATCCTCCTGCTCGAGCAGTTTCACTCCCACCAGAACCAACAGCCCCAACTGAGTTGCCAAGGGCCCCTGCTCGTGCCAGTTCCTTTCAGCCTGATGGACATGCTGGGCATGTCCATCCTAAGCTGCCAGACTGTGATGATTTGGCAGCTCGCGTTGCAGCTCTTAGAGGGATGTAG
- the LOC122671571 gene encoding uncharacterized protein LOC122671571 isoform X1 translates to MLDGLLGRGFTSKCKSSIKLISARIDVIRRKRKAMQKFLKKDVADLLGNGLDINAYGRAEGLLVELNLSSCYDLVEQFCLCILKQISVMQKQRECPEECREAIPSLMFAAARFADLPELRDLRQLFSERYGNSLESFVNQEFAEKMAAKPPTKEKKLQLMRDIAKEFSIKWDSKAFDQKMSNPPAAVQDQSKKQGFFHGSDDGYKLRKMEDTVPEIDTQDVSSRGRRELTHDGYKSHSHREDTVPKKDNQAILSNGRREFSDDSSRGRREHGYKSHSHREDTIPKIDNHAILSDGRREFSDDGRKPHNSRGDNQDVSTRGRRELTDNGYKLRKEREDIMSKRDNHDVSSRGCQEITSDKHKPYSNREEDSLLRREHQDLSSHGRREVSDAGYKPKRDNLYGLADGGWEHTKDTRKQCNGGEDTVLENYNGGISTHGRVGVTPISTRRRQVKTDGIDVSVAIAGDKQNGSKNHSYSINKFTEENTETLKPFCNNIVPPPYIKPRETKYGTNSEAQRTSSDNNEFSSDPPNSNRDVMRKNSERTEKRLDRVDYAARVNGYGDEKDHHWNDLVDDAKPKPKSVRRRHLKPPPGHEIVNSEREEAAKRNPSVRKEDARRGLQTLFDDDSDSKYEEEKIDKLLLHYSKKPSTYEPSKMRKGYKAPPSHDTAADASRRPRHRRRDEAHLNTGLGHPPARAVSLPPEPTAPTELPRAPARASSFQPDGHAGHVHPKLPDCDDLAARVAALRGM, encoded by the exons atgttggacGGATTGCTTGGCCGAGGTTTCACCTCGAAATG TAAATCGTCGATCAAGCTTATAAGTGCTCGAATCGATGTAATTcgaaggaagaggaaggcaaTGCAGAAGTTTCTCAAGAAAGATGTTGCAGATCTACTCGGGAACGGCCTCGACATTAATGCCTATGGCAGA GCTGAAGGACTTCTTGTTGAACTGAACCTTTCATCCTGTTATGATTTAGTGGAGCAATTTTGTCTTTGTATTTTGAAGCAGATTTCGGTCATGCAAAAACAAAG GGAATGCCCTGAGGAGTGCAGGGAGGCCATCCCATCTCTAATGTTTGCTGCTGCAAGATTTGCTGATTTGCCAGAACTTCGTGACCTCAGACAATTATTTTCTGAGAGATATGGGAATTCCTTGGAATCTTTTGTGAACCAAGAG TTTGCCGAGAAGATGGCTGCAAAGCCTCctacaaaggaaaagaaacttcAGCTGATGCGAGACATTGCAAAAGAGTTCTCTATAAAGTGGGATTCCAAGGCTTTTGACCAAAAGATGTCTAACCCTCCTGCAGCTGTACAG GACCAATCCAAGAAACAGGGGTTTTTTCATGGCAGTGATGATGGATACAAATTGCGCAAGATGGAGGATACTGTCCCAGAAATAGACACCCAGGATGTTTCATCACGAGGAAGGAGGGAACTCACCCATGATGGGTACAAATCACATAGCCACAGGGAAGATACTGTTCCAAAGAAAGATAACCAAGCCATCTTATCTAATGGAAGACGGGAATTCAGTGATGATTCATCACGAGGAAGGAGAGAACATGGGTACAAATCACATAGCCACAGGGAAGATACTATTCCAAAGATAGATAACCATGCCATCTTATCTGATGGAAGACGGGAATTCAGTGATGATGGGCGCAAACCGCACAATAGCAGAGGAGATAATCAGGATGTTTCAACTCGAGGAAGACGAGAGCTGACTGATAATGGATACAAATTgcggaaagaaagagaagatatcATGTCAAAAAGGGACAACCATGATGTCTCATCTCGTGGATGTCAGGAAATCACTAGTGACAAACACAAGCCATACAGCAACAGGGAGGAGGATAGTCTGTTGAGGAGAGAACACCAGGATCTTTCATCTCATGGAAGGCGGGAAGTTAGTGATGCTGGTTATAAACCAAAAAGAGACAACTTATATGGTTTGGCTGATGGAGGATGGGAGCACACTAAAGATACACGCAAACAGTGTAATGGTGGGGAGGACACAGTCCTTGAAAATTACAATGGAGGCATTTCTACTCATGGCAGAGTGGGAGTTACTCCCATTAGTACAAGAAGACGGCAGGTGAAGACAGATGGTATTGATGTTTCTGTTGCTATTGCTGGTGATAAACAGAATGGTTCAAAGAATCATTCATATTCGATAAACAAATTTACTGAGGAAAATACAGAAACCCTGAAGCCATTCTGTAATAATATTGTTCCTCCTCCTTACATCAAACCAAGAGAAACCAAGTATGGAACCAATTCAGAAGCTCAGAGGACCAGTTCTGACAATAATGAATTCTCTAGTGATCCTCCAAACAGCAACAGAGATGTTATGAGAAAGAACTCAGAGAGGACAGAGAAAAGATTAGACCGTGTTGACTACGCTGCAAGGGTGAATGGTTATGGGGATGAGAAAGATCATCATTGGAATGATTTGGTTGATGATGCAAAGCCAAAGCCAAAATCAGTTCGAAGGAGACATTTGAAACCACCACCAGGTCATGAAATTGTCAATTCTGAACGTGAAGAAGCTGCAAAGAGAAATCCGAGTGTCAGAAAAGAAGATGCAAGGCGGGGCCTCCAAACCTTATTTGATGATGACTCTGATTCGAAGTATGAAGAGGAAAAGATAGATAAACTATTGTTACACTACAGTAAGAAGCCATCAACCTATGAACCTAGCAAGATGAGGAAGGGATATAAAGCTCCTCCTTCACATGACACTGCAGCTGATGCCAGCCGACGCCCACGCCacagaagaagagatgaggCACACTTAAACACAGGGTTGGGTCATCCTCCTGCTCGAGCAGTTTCACTCCCACCAGAACCAACAGCCCCAACTGAGTTGCCAAGGGCCCCTGCTCGTGCCAGTTCCTTTCAGCCTGATGGACATGCTGGGCATGTCCATCCTAAGCTGCCAGACTGTGATGATTTGGCAGCTCGCGTTGCAGCTCTTAGAGGGATGTAG
- the LOC122671571 gene encoding uncharacterized protein LOC122671571 isoform X2: MLDGLLGRGFTSKCKSSIKLISARIDVIRRKRKAMQKFLKKDVADLLGNGLDINAYGRAEGLLVELNLSSCYDLVEQFCLCILKQISVMQKQRECPEECREAIPSLMFAAARFADLPELRDLRQLFSERYGNSLESFVNQEFAEKMAAKPPTKEKKLQLMRDIAKEFSIKWDSKAFDQKMSNPPAAVQDQSKKQGFFHGSDDGYKLRKMEDTVPEIDTQDVSSRGRRELTHDGYKSHSHREDTVPKNDSSRGRREHGYKSHSHREDTIPKIDNHAILSDGRREFSDDGRKPHNSRGDNQDVSTRGRRELTDNGYKLRKEREDIMSKRDNHDVSSRGCQEITSDKHKPYSNREEDSLLRREHQDLSSHGRREVSDAGYKPKRDNLYGLADGGWEHTKDTRKQCNGGEDTVLENYNGGISTHGRVGVTPISTRRRQVKTDGIDVSVAIAGDKQNGSKNHSYSINKFTEENTETLKPFCNNIVPPPYIKPRETKYGTNSEAQRTSSDNNEFSSDPPNSNRDVMRKNSERTEKRLDRVDYAARVNGYGDEKDHHWNDLVDDAKPKPKSVRRRHLKPPPGHEIVNSEREEAAKRNPSVRKEDARRGLQTLFDDDSDSKYEEEKIDKLLLHYSKKPSTYEPSKMRKGYKAPPSHDTAADASRRPRHRRRDEAHLNTGLGHPPARAVSLPPEPTAPTELPRAPARASSFQPDGHAGHVHPKLPDCDDLAARVAALRGM; this comes from the exons atgttggacGGATTGCTTGGCCGAGGTTTCACCTCGAAATG TAAATCGTCGATCAAGCTTATAAGTGCTCGAATCGATGTAATTcgaaggaagaggaaggcaaTGCAGAAGTTTCTCAAGAAAGATGTTGCAGATCTACTCGGGAACGGCCTCGACATTAATGCCTATGGCAGA GCTGAAGGACTTCTTGTTGAACTGAACCTTTCATCCTGTTATGATTTAGTGGAGCAATTTTGTCTTTGTATTTTGAAGCAGATTTCGGTCATGCAAAAACAAAG GGAATGCCCTGAGGAGTGCAGGGAGGCCATCCCATCTCTAATGTTTGCTGCTGCAAGATTTGCTGATTTGCCAGAACTTCGTGACCTCAGACAATTATTTTCTGAGAGATATGGGAATTCCTTGGAATCTTTTGTGAACCAAGAG TTTGCCGAGAAGATGGCTGCAAAGCCTCctacaaaggaaaagaaacttcAGCTGATGCGAGACATTGCAAAAGAGTTCTCTATAAAGTGGGATTCCAAGGCTTTTGACCAAAAGATGTCTAACCCTCCTGCAGCTGTACAG GACCAATCCAAGAAACAGGGGTTTTTTCATGGCAGTGATGATGGATACAAATTGCGCAAGATGGAGGATACTGTCCCAGAAATAGACACCCAGGATGTTTCATCACGAGGAAGGAGGGAACTCACCCATGATGGGTACAAATCACATAGCCACAGGGAAGATACTGTTCCAAAGA ATGATTCATCACGAGGAAGGAGAGAACATGGGTACAAATCACATAGCCACAGGGAAGATACTATTCCAAAGATAGATAACCATGCCATCTTATCTGATGGAAGACGGGAATTCAGTGATGATGGGCGCAAACCGCACAATAGCAGAGGAGATAATCAGGATGTTTCAACTCGAGGAAGACGAGAGCTGACTGATAATGGATACAAATTgcggaaagaaagagaagatatcATGTCAAAAAGGGACAACCATGATGTCTCATCTCGTGGATGTCAGGAAATCACTAGTGACAAACACAAGCCATACAGCAACAGGGAGGAGGATAGTCTGTTGAGGAGAGAACACCAGGATCTTTCATCTCATGGAAGGCGGGAAGTTAGTGATGCTGGTTATAAACCAAAAAGAGACAACTTATATGGTTTGGCTGATGGAGGATGGGAGCACACTAAAGATACACGCAAACAGTGTAATGGTGGGGAGGACACAGTCCTTGAAAATTACAATGGAGGCATTTCTACTCATGGCAGAGTGGGAGTTACTCCCATTAGTACAAGAAGACGGCAGGTGAAGACAGATGGTATTGATGTTTCTGTTGCTATTGCTGGTGATAAACAGAATGGTTCAAAGAATCATTCATATTCGATAAACAAATTTACTGAGGAAAATACAGAAACCCTGAAGCCATTCTGTAATAATATTGTTCCTCCTCCTTACATCAAACCAAGAGAAACCAAGTATGGAACCAATTCAGAAGCTCAGAGGACCAGTTCTGACAATAATGAATTCTCTAGTGATCCTCCAAACAGCAACAGAGATGTTATGAGAAAGAACTCAGAGAGGACAGAGAAAAGATTAGACCGTGTTGACTACGCTGCAAGGGTGAATGGTTATGGGGATGAGAAAGATCATCATTGGAATGATTTGGTTGATGATGCAAAGCCAAAGCCAAAATCAGTTCGAAGGAGACATTTGAAACCACCACCAGGTCATGAAATTGTCAATTCTGAACGTGAAGAAGCTGCAAAGAGAAATCCGAGTGTCAGAAAAGAAGATGCAAGGCGGGGCCTCCAAACCTTATTTGATGATGACTCTGATTCGAAGTATGAAGAGGAAAAGATAGATAAACTATTGTTACACTACAGTAAGAAGCCATCAACCTATGAACCTAGCAAGATGAGGAAGGGATATAAAGCTCCTCCTTCACATGACACTGCAGCTGATGCCAGCCGACGCCCACGCCacagaagaagagatgaggCACACTTAAACACAGGGTTGGGTCATCCTCCTGCTCGAGCAGTTTCACTCCCACCAGAACCAACAGCCCCAACTGAGTTGCCAAGGGCCCCTGCTCGTGCCAGTTCCTTTCAGCCTGATGGACATGCTGGGCATGTCCATCCTAAGCTGCCAGACTGTGATGATTTGGCAGCTCGCGTTGCAGCTCTTAGAGGGATGTAG